TTCGCTAGACTGAGAGAGGGCTTGattacagagagaaggaaagcgtgttttttgtttgttttgttttgtttttcaggccacagcagtgaaagcccggaatcctaaccactaggccaccagggaactcccaggaaaGCATGTTTTGAATACGAGAGTTTAGGATATCAGTCTCTGAATCAGACTAGTACTAACCAGGGTTGGAATAGCAACGCTGCCTCTCTCTGTGTAATGTCAGGTGAATGACTTAAACTCACTTaccctctgtgaaatgggaagacAATTCAGTacttacctcacagagttgtgaagattagaactgagttaatatatgtaacacATTATTTGTATTATCTTATAGCAAGTGCTCAAAATTAGAAAAGACTATACCTACACTTAACACAAAGCTTACAGAGTACCAGGCATAGTTCTAttaactcagttaatcctcaAAATAGTCCTATGTGGGAGGGACAACGACTGTCCTATTTCCAGATTAGGACACTAAGAGattaaggaatttgcccaaggttactcTGTTAGCATATTGTGCTGTCTCCCAGAGAAATGTTGGCTGTTATTTCCAAGGGAGATAGGAGGTTAAGGGACTAGTAGGCATTTGacaagtgggggagggaggatgccaggaatggggaaagggaaaggaaacgtTAGCTAAGCCTGGGAGTTTGTTGGTCAGAGGAGTGGCAGTTCCAAGGATGAGACCCTAGGATTCTGAAGGGAAGAGTTCAGAAGTTACTGGGTGCGGAGAAGTGAGCAGCAGAGGGGAGGTAGAGCTTGAGGTTGGAGGGGAAATCTGGATGCAGAGGCAAAGGCTCTTCCTGAAAGGAAAACCTGGGTGAGATTGCTGAAGCACAGTTCATGAAGGCTTGAGTTGGCAGGAAAACCTTCCCTGTATtatgggggaagaggaagaagctgaGCTATTGGTAAGAAGGAGTGCCGGGCCCCTTCCCCCCTTacctgcatctggtggcaggtaGAAGACGAAGATGGCCAGAAGAGTGATGAGGATGCATGGGGCAATGACGTTGACCAGGTAAAAGAGAGGCTTCCGGCGAATGATGAGGTAGAAGGTGACTTCCTCACGCCgtctttccccctctcccctaGGATCCACTGGAGGCTGGATTAGCCGAGAAGCCTTGTGAATAATCTCCCATTGACCATTCtcttggggggtggaggggggagaaGAGAAGGTGACACAGATGTGGAACCTGTTTTTGTTGGTGCCAGATaaggctttgttttcttttttttttttgcctcaccgCGCCACTgcgctgcttgtgggatcttagttccccaatgagggactgaacccgggccctcagcagtgaaagtgtggagtcctaatcactggaccgccagggaattcccagatatGGCTTTCTCTGCCACATCCTAGAGCAGGGGGGACTGATGTAATAAGGGGCTAGCTATGGTCCCTGGGCTGGACAGCCCATCTCTAATAAATGAGCAAGTCTCAATTTCCATAACCACAAAATACAGACAGTTATACCTATCTTGCTGAACCCACAGGGACTCACTGATGGAGTATATTTATCAGCCTGTTAGAAACTGGAAATCATAAAGCCCATGGACATGGGAGCCATGCCCACTCACCAATGAAGGTGCCTTCATGAATGTGCACTTCCTGCCGCTCCTGCCCATCGGGACCCAAGCCAGTCTGCAGGCTGACTTCTGAGCTGTCATAGCTATAGGAACTGAACACCATGGTGCAGTTCTGCCAGTCAAAGGGGAAGTAGGTGACCTGGATGGAGTGGAGAGTCACTAGAGCTGCCAGAGAGCTGGTCAGGGCTGGGGGAGTTGGGGAGGTCACAGGGCAGACAGGGGTCAGAGGATATGGGGCACTAGGGAGATGGGGACCACCAGGGGAAGATCACAGAGAAGTGGAGTCACAGAGGAATAAGAAGGTTATGTGGGGAGGTCATGGACAATGGAGGGGGGTGTCACTGAGGAAGACTGGAAGTCAGTGAAAGTGGACAGAGAAGATGAAACTCAACGGAAAATCAGAAGGGTAAGGGAGACATGAGGGTCATGGGGATAATGGAGGAGGGATGTCTGAGTGAGGGTTTCTAGGAGCGCCTTGAGCTTCCCAGGTGGGGCCCGGACACCTGGATGCTGCAGCTGCTGCGATAGATTCCCGGGGGCTGCCAGCGCACGGAGCCGTCGGAGGACACCACGACGCTGATGTCCAGAGCAACATCAAAATTTCCGTCATTGCTGCAGGGAAAGAATCTTCTCATCTGGGATCAGGCCCCTCCCTCCGgaggccctgccccacctcccagaTTTGGGAACATCCTTACTTGTTTAGGAGCACCACGTCTGGTAGCCACACGGATTCGGCAGTGATGCGGAGTGAATCGATGCCCTCGTGCTCCTCAGGGTCCCAGCTCAGCCTGTAGTCAGTCCACTCTTAGGGAAGCAGAGGCTGAGGGGCCGTCTggggctggaggctggaaggagTCTTGGGATGTGCAAAGGAAGCCCGGGCAGGGAGTGCAAGGGAAGAGAGCCGCGCAGGCATGGTCTGTGGTTCTGGAGGCCGGGGCTCTGTTTAAGACTCCACCTGCACTCTTTGGGACCCTATCAACtaatttccccttccctctcatcGGGCCCcagtttcttctttctgtaaaaaCGAGGGGGTTGCACGCTAGCCTctaaaacagtggttttcaaactgcagTTAACGACCCTTTTCATAGGTCCGGAATCAAATGAGTGGCCCCAaaccaatgttaaaaaaaaaaaaaatttagaatgaaAAACGCATGGAATGCAGCTCCCATAGTAAAGATAGGTATTGTTTCCTGAAGCTTCTGTTTCAGTTATAAATGTGTTTTCTGAGGTCgtgatgcaaaaaaaagaaaaaaaaaatcttactgtgCGGGACGGGACATTCGAGAAAATTGTAAAGGCAGCGGGACGCCCGCCCTTTCCCACCCTGCGGGGGTGTCCGTACCAGGTCTAAGTAGACCTTTGTGCTCATCTCCTCATCCTTCTCGTTCTAGAAGGGAAAAGTTTAAAGGGTAGATATGATGTCAGTGTAGAGAAATGAGGGCCTCGGTGGGTAAACTCTCCCTGGAAACTCCCCTCTTTTTCTGAGTCGCACCCTCTTGGGTTCAAGCCCCACCTCCTATAAGCTGCGTTGGTTTAAGCCCCGCCTCTATCTCGTAAACTTCCTGCTGGCCGTACAGCCCGCCAGTTCATTCACCAGTCCCAGTCCCGGCCCTGGCCGGAGTGAATCTCTGCCCGCTGTTGTTTATTGACCCTGTCCGGCACCAAGGTCCGCCCCAGCCTGTGACCCCGCCTCCAGGTCCGCTCTCCGGCCTGTCCATCGGCCCCAGCTCCACTGTGAGATCCGCCCACAGGCCCGTTCATCATCCTGCCCGGCTCAATCCTGGCCCGTCCAGCAGCCACGCCCACAGGTCGTCCATTGGTCCGATTTCGACCCAATCTCTACCAACCGCCCGTCAGTCTCCCAGCCTGGCCTCGCCCCGGACCCCGCCCCCAGTGGTCCCTGGGTCCCGCCCTGCCTAAAGCCACGCCCCCAGCCGGCTAGTGGGCCAGACCTTAACTCCCCGCGTGCGCCCTCACCAGGCTGATTAATTGCGCTAGGCTGAGACCAACGCTGACCCCGACGCGGTCTCCCACCTCCCGCGCCGGCCTCACCGAGCTATCATAGCCCGAGAAAAGTTTCTCACGGAGTCGGCCCTCCGCTTCCGAGCCGCGGGCgcctggaggaggagagaacTGAGTGAAGCCCTGGTTCCTGGCCACGACCTCTGGCCCTGTCACTGCCCCTTTACCGCAGGTGGGCAGAAGGCTTGGAGGACCCAGGTCAGGCTCTAGAAGGAGAGGGGAAGTGAGGTGTCCTCTCCCAGCTCAGAAACTTTCTCAGCAGCGGGGGAGGGTAGTGGAGGAACTCTGTCCCTCACTGCATTTGTCCTCAGAGGGGCCGTAGGGTCAGTGGCCCTGTCTCCTGCCCCCCTTCTTCCCCCGGGGCAACCTTTAACCCTCCACCAACCATGTGCGACGCTGCCTGCCCCCACGCATTCTCCTCAGAGTTGTCTGAGGCAGAGAGGACCGCGGCTGATTATGGAGAGCGGAGATCCACCGGCCACATGGCATgggctgccgctgctgctgctactactgctGCCTCCCAGCCATGAAGGATGGGCCGTGAGACATACTCTCCCCAGACAGGTGCAGGAGCAGGACAGGGCGCTAAGCCCTGTGTGTGTTTAAGTGAGCTACACTTTAGCTCTgctgtcttccttcctttcctcctctggcCTTGTAACAGTGCTTCtccctcctgcctgtctctggcaCGTCTCATTTcagcttgtttatttttctccctggcAGAGGACTCAGGACCGGCCTGCTCTGCACCTCAGCAATGGCCCTGGACAAGAACCTGTAACCATCATGACCTTTAACCTCACCAAGATCATAAAGTATGGGGTTGACCTAATTCTTTGACCTAGTCCCCTGACCTCACCCTCTCTCCATCagctcctctcttttttttttttttttgctttatttaattgaagtatagttgatttacagtgttgcgttagtttctggggtacagcaaagtgattgaattttatatatatatgtatttatgatacatgttatatatatatatatattctttttcaggttcttttgcattatagtttattacaagatattgaatatagtttcctgtgctatacagcaggaccttgttgcttatctttttttttttccaaaaatattctttattgagATCATTGCTcctaaaacagaagcaaaaagcaGAGATCAAACTTGGTAGTaagatgtgattaaaaaaaaaaaaaagatgataaaatgtAAGCTGACACATTTCAAGGAATAAGCAACAGAAgttgcttatctactttatatatagtagtttgtatctgttaatccaaactcccagtttatccctccccaccttcccctttggtagccatgagtttgttttttatgtctgtgtgtctgtttctgtttcgcaaataagttcatttgtatcagtttttaaattCCACTTGCAAGTGATAGCATATAgtattttgtctttgtctgatttacttcacttagtaggataatctctaggtccatccatgttgctgcagatggtattgtttcattcttaaatatttatttatttggctgtgtcgggtcttatttgcagcatgtgggatcttcgttgcggcattcAAGATCTTTagttgccgcatgtgggatctagttccctgaccagggatcgaacccaggccccctgcactgggagctcagagtcttaaccactggaccaccagggaagtccttgtttcattctttttcatggcggagtaatattccattgcatatatgtaccacatcttctttatccattcatctatcgatggacctttaggttgcttccatgtcttagctattataaacagtgcacCAGCCCCTCTCTTTTCCCTGTCTCCctgtccttctctctccctgaacTCCACCTCCCTCAACCTCACGTCTATGCTCAAAGAGCACACCCCATACACAGTCTTTCCTTCTGTGTCCTTCCAGAACCTCCTCCTCCTTTGAGTTTCGGACCTGGGATCCAGAGGGAGTGATTTTTTATGGTGATACCAACCCAGAGGATGACTGGTTTGTGCTGGGATTTCGGGATGGCAGGCCTGAGATCCAGCTTCATAATCACTGGGCCCAACTTACAGTGGGTGCTGGACCCCGGCTGGATGATGGGAGGTGGCACCAGGTAAGCCAGATCTGGTCCTGAGAGAGGGGTGTCTTGAGCTGATCTGAGGAAGGGAATGGAACCAAGTTATTGGGCATCCCTTTACCATTGTCATCTCATTGAATCCACACAAAAGTCCcatgaaattgctttttttttggccaccccgcttggcatgcaggatcttatttccctgaccagggatcaaacccgtgccccccacagtggaagcgcagagtcttttttttttaaatataattttatttatatatttggctgcattgggtctttgttgcggtgcgcgggcttctcattgcgatggcttctcctgttgcggagcatgggctctagagcccaggctcagtagttgtggctcatgggcttagtttctccgagacatgtgggatcttcccggagcagggatcgaacccgtgtcccctgcattggcaggcggattctgaaccactgcaccaccagggaagtcccagaattgcAGAGTCTTAagcactagaccaccagggaagtcccagaagttgCTATTCTTGTCCCCATTTTTTCAGAAGGGAGTTCTGAGGCTTAGTTAGTATGTAAGTGACAAGTCAAGAGTGAGCTGGGGATGCCAGCTGACTCTTCAAGTACATGTTCTTTCTGCCATACTAGACTGCCTCCGGTAGGTTCAAGTCTTTTTTCGtagatggttgttcagcagttagttgtgattttggtgtcttcgtgagaggaggtgagctcaagtccttctactccgccatcttcagTATGGCATTTTCTAGACTGCCTCTGAAGAAAGTGGTGGAGGCAGGCCCCAGGAACCTCtgattcttcttctctttttcttcttgcagATGGAAGTGAAGATCCTTGGGGATTCTGTGATGCTGGGGGTGGATGGGGAGGAGGTGCTGCACCTGAGACAGGTCTCTGGGCCACTGGCAAGCAAACCCCAGCCCATCATGAGGATTGCTCTGGGGGGGCTGCTCTTCCCTGCCTCCAAACTCTGGTTGCCGGTAACTGCGTCACAGGGGCAGGAACCAAGACCAAAGCTCGTAAAGCATTGCTGGCTGGATGGCTGTGGGGGTCTAAGTCCACACTTCAAGGAGGGGGGATGGGGTGAGAGCTGCATGGGGGAGGCCAAATGCTTGCGTCTTGGAGGGGAATAAACAGGGTGGGAGTCTGGGACTGGGGCTCAGATATCCTGATTCCAACATCCCCCGcatcttcccttccccccacGGGCTCCAGCTGGTCCCTACCCTGGATGGCTGCCTGCACCGGGATGACTGGCTGGACCAGCAGGCCCAGACCTCAGCATCTGTCCCCACTAGTCTCAGAAGCTGTGCTGTAGAGTCTCAACCTGGGATATTCTTCCCGCCAGGGACTGGTGCAGAATTCAGTCTCCAAGGTAAAGGTTATTTTGCCCTCCATGGCCAGCTCTGTGTCCATTTCCCTCCAGCACTAGCCCCTTCCCTCCATGAATCCCCAGCCTTCAGACCTCAGGAGGATCATTTCTCCCCCCCAGACATTCCCCGGCCTCATGAAGAGCCCTGGGCTTTCTCCTTGGACCTGAGACTCCAGCTAGCAGCAGGCTCAGGCCACCTCCTTGCCCTTGGGAGCCCAGAAAACCCTTCTTGGCTCAGCCTCCAACTCCAAGATCAAGTAAGAGGGGGTTGCTGCCCGTATTCAGTGGAGCCTGGGAGCAGTGGGAGAAAAGGGGATGctaaaatgtcaatattatgaaaaaataaaatcaaaataaaataaaatgtcaatattacGATGGTTTAAGGGTTGGGGTGGGCGGGCAGAGACACATATTAAAGCTGCCCACAGCAAACAGTGACTTTTAGTTAGATTATATATTTACTTGGGGAGGGTGTGGTTTTATAGAGGGCCAAGCCAGGAGAGTTAAGGCAGGATGGAGGTGGTGGGAATGGCCAGTAGAGAGACTGCACGGCTAAGAGACAGAATTAAGGCAGCCAGGGGTGGGGTCACACGGAGCAGATGCAGTTCATTCTTTCCTCCCCCACTTATGTCCCTTCCCACATACTCTGCAGAAAGTGGTGCTGTCTTCTGTGTCAGGGCCAGGGCTGGATCTTTGCCCCTCGTCTTGGGGATCACTCTTCAGCTGAAGCTGTCTGTGTCCAGGGTGGTTTTGAGCCAGGGGACAAAGAAGGAGATCCTTGCTCTGCCTCCCATGGGCCCTGGCTCCCTCCTCAACCTCTGGGCCCAGACGCAGGGGCGTCTCTTCCTGGGGGCTTTGCCAGTTAAGAAAGTGATGTTGAAGTTTCTCAGCACACCATGGGAAACAGctaaggggaggggaagaggtgggAAGGGATGCATTTTTAGGGGAAGGAAATCTCTGCgagggaagaggagaaggccACAAGAAGAGAGAGGATAAGGGGACAGTGGGaggaagtgctttaaaaaatttaggtTAGAGGACTGGAAAAGTGGGGAGGAGCTCTGGACCCCGGCCACCCTAATGCCTCCTCCATACTACCTCCCTCTAGGAGAGGCCTCTTCTGCATCCTTTTGCTTGGATGGCCTTTGGGCACAAGGCCAGAGGCTGGACGTGGACCGGGCCCTGAGCAGAAGCCAGGACATCTGGACTCACAGCTGCCCCCAGAGCCCAGGCAATGGCACTGACACTACCCATTAAATCCCCACCTAAGAACCTCCTTTGAatgtcactcattcatttatttaacaaatatttactgtgcatctgcaatgtaccaggcactgtgctgagcatCGGGTTGCAATGATGAGCAAAACTAACCCTGcttcgggacttccctagtgccagtggttaagactccgagctcccaaggCAGCGggcctggattcgatccctggtcggggaactgagatcctgcatgccgcacacTGCggccaaacaaaataaaacaaaacaaaaaattaacccTGCTTCCTGCCCTCTCGGTGCTTGTGGTCCCCTGGGGGAGGCAGGCATCCATCAAAGACTAACAAGTGAGTGGATAATTGGAAACTCTGATATGCACCATAAAGGAGCAGTCAGGGAACTGAGAAAGCTTGAAGGCCAGTGGCCTTGACCTAGGCTGGGgatcaaggagggcttcctgaGGAAGTGGTGACTTCTTAGGCTGAGATCCCAGCAACAgcacccacagacacacacaccccagatgCGAGTCACTTCCTGGGAGCCAGGagcccacctccttccccagcaGCTGCTGCCTTGGGGCTTTAGCTTTGTCCCTCTGAGGCTGGTCCCCAGAAatcaggagggaagggaagagatgaGATTTTGTTGTCCTTTAGACAGGACACTGCTATCCAAGAAAGGAGCAGCAGGGGGCGTGAGTGGGTCATAGAGAGATGGAGCCCTTTGGGAAAAGGGGTGGAGGCagcagggagaaagaaaagggggcgGGGGAGAGCAGAGGGAAAAGGCTGCCTCCATCTCTCCTCATCTCGGCCCACTAACTGCGTTCCCAGACAAATGTGTCTTTACTCCATTAAACAGGAACTGGCTTGTGCTGGTCCCAGCTGGAAAGAACAGAGTGGGGAATATCTCTGCCCTTAAAGAATAtatggtgagggcttccctggtggtgcagtggttgagaatctgcctgccaatgcaggggacacgggttcgagccctggtctgggaagatcccacatgccgcggagctactagacccgtgcgccacgactactgagcctgcgcgtctggagcctgtgctcctcaacaagagaggccgcgatagtgagaggcccgtgcaccgcgatggagagtggcccccgcttgccgcaactagagaaagccctcgcacagaaacgaagacccaacacagccaaaaaaaaaaaaaaaaaaaagaatatatggtgACCCAGCCCTCAGCCCCCAGACCTCTGGAGAATCCTGGTGCCCCATCTCCTCCCTGGGGTACCCTCCTGcctcagcccccagctccctgggAAACTTCATGCCCATCCCCCATCACCAGACCCCATGGGGATCCCAGTGTCCCAGGTTCCTAGGTTACAAGGATCTTCCTACCAGTAACCCAGGCAACAGGGTGAGTCACTTTTTGGACCTGCTGTCCCCCTTCTACAAGGATTAGCCAGGACCTAAATGACCCCAGAGAGTCTCTGGGTTGGAAGACACATCCTAGGCCCCTCCTTGGACCCTCACAATCTCAAGTTTGCAAGTCTATAGCTGCCTCCTTCCCGTCAGAGTGTTTTCCAGGAGAGTCCTCAGCATGTCCAGAGAGCCCAAATTCAACTCTGGTCCCTGGGCAATGTTCAGGGTCAGCCTGGGCCACTTGAATAAGTTCATTCAactgatatttactgagcacctactgtgtaccaggcactgttctagacactgaGAATGCATTGATGAAAAGGATAGACACAATCCCTGCGCTTATGAAGTTCACAGTATAAGAGAGGAGACAGCCAGATAgtccataaacaaaaataaataagcaaggttATTTCAGATAGTGGTTGTCTCTATAAAGGGAATAAAACCCTGTAGTAGAATCAAGGGTGGTAGGGGAGGGGCAGCATTAGCCGGGTGGTCAGGGAAGTCTTCTCTGAGGCAGTGTcacttgagcagagacctgaatagAAACCTGAAAAGAAACCAGTCTTGTGGGGGTCTCGGGTATGAGCAAgccagtggggagagaggctcAAGGGCTTGAACACACCTGGTCCCCACCAAGGGGGTTGTTCTGAGTGGCAACTTCCTGGCCTTGTGTCCCTGAGGAATCTCCCAAGGGCTagcttttctctcctccctctaccccgTCCTGTCCAGGACACTGTGCTCCCAGCCTCTCTTTCTCCAGCCTGCCCTAGATTCCAAGATTCCTGATTACCATCCAGATCTGTCTACACTCTTTCATTAAGACTGACTCTGCTTTTACACAGACTCTGCCAGGCTCCCACCAAGGGCACCTACAATGCCAGCCCAGTGTCCCCTGCCTCTCCCACACCCCTAAAAACCATTCTGGAGCTTGACAGCATATGCTGTAGGCTCCAAGCCTGGTCTACCCACTCACTCCACCCTGTGTGttacctctcttcccttccctccttccttctctctctctctctctccctctttctttctttcaactaacatttattggacCCTGATAGTATGCCAAACACTGTGTTAGGTACTCCATAGGGACTCCAGAAATGAATAAGACTTGGTCCTGGCCCTGGAGAACAGGGGTCTGGGGAGAGAGATAGATATGTAAAATGATTTAATGGGGATCTCTTAGGAAGTGCCAGGAACTTGAACAAATGACTAAACCTCTTTAcctttcagtttccccatctacaaaatgggcaAGTCACCCTACTCAGGGTTGCCGGGAGGGTTTGGTGGAATCATGTAAGTCAGATgtgtagcacagtgcttggcatatagcaaGTGCTCCCTGTATGAGAGATGTTGCTCTTGTTTATATCATTAGCCTCCTGCATAGTTCTTGAAATATAAGTCTGAGCCTGCCGGGTGTGGAAGATAAGGAAGGGTGTGTGATGTGGCTGAACCGGGGGCAGGCTGAGATGGAATGAGGGCAGACTGGGAAGGCTCCTTGGGCCATGGGGTGAGAGGCCTTGTATGTCCTGCTGAGGAGTTGGGGCTTGATCTAGTCAGCGGAGGAACAtctgtgtttctttccttttttttaaattgtggtaaaatacacataacataaaatttatcgtCTTAaccaattttttgaggaatttacAATTTAATCAAGATATATTGAATACATGGATGAAATGAAAAGCCAACGGATAAAAAACATTTATACATTAGTTCCAGGTGGCATGGTTTAAAGTCAGGCTAAGTCTTTAACGGTTACAGAATACAAATATATACCTTCATAAAATCACACATACCTTCATCACATAAAATAAAGACACTCTAGGCCATTACACAGACCATGATAAATTGCAAGAAAGGAGAGGTGCTATAATAGTAAATTCAAGCCAGTCAGTTTTCCTCAGtcttttaccatcttaaccatttttaagtgtccagttcagtggcattaagcttcacaatgttgtgcaaatatcaccaccat
This window of the Balaenoptera ricei isolate mBalRic1 chromosome 20, mBalRic1.hap2, whole genome shotgun sequence genome carries:
- the LOC132354580 gene encoding acetylcholine receptor subunit beta-like, coding for MPWTDYRLSWDPEEHEGIDSLRITAESVWLPDVVLLNNNDGNFDVALDISVVVSSDGSVRWQPPGIYRSSCSIQVTYFPFDWQNCTMVFSSYSYDSSEVSLQTGLGPDGQERQEVHIHEGTFIENGQWEIIHKASRLIQPPVDPRGEGERRREEVTFYLIIRRKPLFYLVNVIAPCILITLLAIFVFYLPPDAGEKMGLSIFALLTLTVFLLLLADKVPETSLSVPIIIKYLMFTMVLVTFSVILSVVVLNLHHRSPYTHQMPLWVRQIFIHKLPLYLGLKRPKPERDQIPEPPPIPLRDSPGSGWGRGTDEYFIRKPPNDFLFPKPNK
- the LOC132354581 gene encoding acetylcholine receptor subunit beta-like, whose protein sequence is MQPDLGPPSLLPTCGKGAVTGPEVVARNQGFTQFSPPPGARGSEAEGRLREKLFSGYDSSVRPAREVGDRVGVSVGLSLAQLISLNEKDEEMSTKVYLDLKEETGAR
- the SHBG gene encoding sex hormone-binding globulin isoform X3 gives rise to the protein MTFNLTKIIKTSSSFEFRTWDPEGVIFYGDTNPEDDWFVLGFRDGRPEIQLHNHWAQLTVGAGPRLDDGRWHQMEVKILGDSVMLGVDGEEVLHLRQVSGPLASKPQPIMRIALGGLLFPASKLWLPLVPTLDGCLHRDDWLDQQAQTSASVPTSLRSCAVESQPGIFFPPGTGAEFSLQDIPRPHEEPWAFSLDLRLQLAAGSGHLLALGSPENPSWLSLQLQDQERPLLHPFAWMAFGHKARGWTWTGP
- the SHBG gene encoding sex hormone-binding globulin isoform X1, whose product is MESGDPPATWHGLPLLLLLLLPPSHEGWAVRHTLPRQRTQDRPALHLSNGPGQEPVTIMTFNLTKIIKTSSSFEFRTWDPEGVIFYGDTNPEDDWFVLGFRDGRPEIQLHNHWAQLTVGAGPRLDDGRWHQMEVKILGDSVMLGVDGEEVLHLRQVSGPLASKPQPIMRIALGGLLFPASKLWLPLVPTLDGCLHRDDWLDQQAQTSASVPTSLRSCAVESQPGIFFPPGTGAEFSLQDIPRPHEEPWAFSLDLRLQLAAGSGHLLALGSPENPSWLSLQLQDQERPLLHPFAWMAFGHKARGWTWTGP
- the SHBG gene encoding sex hormone-binding globulin isoform X2 gives rise to the protein MESGDPPATWHGLPLLLLLLLPPSHEGWAVRHTLPRQRTQDRPALHLSNGPGQEPVTIMTFNLTKIIKTSSSFEFRTWDPEGVIFYGDTNPEDDWFVLGFRDGRPEIQLHNHWAQLTVGAGPRLDDGRWHQMEVKILGDSVMLGVDGEEVLHLRQLVPTLDGCLHRDDWLDQQAQTSASVPTSLRSCAVESQPGIFFPPGTGAEFSLQDIPRPHEEPWAFSLDLRLQLAAGSGHLLALGSPENPSWLSLQLQDQERPLLHPFAWMAFGHKARGWTWTGP